In Syngnathus typhle isolate RoL2023-S1 ecotype Sweden linkage group LG13, RoL_Styp_1.0, whole genome shotgun sequence, the sequence tattTGATCGCTTCGTCCCTGCAGGAGTATCCTAAGAGCAAAATTGAGTCTATGACTGTTCCCCAGGTGTGATGGAAAGACCAGCATGATTGTCGTGGCCCTGCCATCATGACAGAGTGCTTCCTGCCACCCAGCAGCAGCCCCGCCGAGcagcggcgagctgagcacccgGGTGGCGTGGCGCGCACCCCCAGCTCCGAGGAGATCAGCCCCACCAAGTTTCCTGGGTTGTACCGCACCGGTGACCCATCGGCACCGCACGATGGTCTCCACCATGAGGCGCCTGACGCATACGTGTCAGATGATGACAAAGAGCAcagcaagaagaagaacaaatttaagaagaaggagaagcgcAGTAAGTGGCAAAAATGGTCATCGAATTGCTATGTGTATATGTTAAACTGATATACTGATTGACAATTGTTGTGGCACATTAAAGGGCACTTTAGTTATTGTTTTGATTGGCTGTGAAAGTGTGTTATTGTTTCCAACTTTAATTATAATTTGACATAATTAGGAGAATATTTTGATGTATTGTTTAATctgtatgtattatttatgtcaTGCTTAGTGTGTACATTTACTGTTAGTTTTCCTCAGTGGGCAACATCCTCTTTTCCAGAGAGGTTTTTCGATAGGGTAACCACGGCAACGTCAAGCGAGCGGTCATTTGTTTTTGGCTTTGGCGTCCAAACATGTCGGACAGTTTGGGGACGCTCTCGCCCGTTCatcaactttttgtttttgaaaccTGCTGGCCTAAGTGaactttgattgtttttttaagaCTATAAATATAATTAGGGAGGTTAAGGCACAAGAGAGTTGTTCTACTGACCTCTTTTTTCCAAgcatccttcctccctccctcccttcctgtttCTCATGTAGAACAACTAACCAGGGCTATCTCTCCCTCTCGCTTGCAACCCAGCGGAAGGATATGCCGCCTTCCAGGAGGACAGCTCAGCAGATGAGGCCGAGAGCCCGTCCAAGATGAAGCGCTCCAAGGGCATCCACGTATTTAAGAAACCCAGCTTCTctaagaagaaggagaaggacTTCAAGGTGAAGGAGAAGGGTCCCAAGGAAGTCAAAGACAAGAAGTCCAAGGACCTGACGGCTGCCGATGTGGTCAAACAGTGgaaggagaaaaagaagaagaagaagcccaCCGTCGCTGGCACCCCTGCCGGTGAGGTAGAAACATTGCCAGCAGAGATGCCTGCCTTCAGGCCCATCTTCGGTGTCCCCCTTGCGGAGGCAGTGAAGCGGACCGCGCTATACGATGGCATCCAGCTTCCCGCAATCTTCAGGGAGTGTGTGGACTACATCGAGAACTACGGCATGAAGTGTGAGGGCATCTATCGGGTCTCAGGTATGCTAACACCATGAGTAGGGTAGTAAGATATTTGACTGGAGTTTTGTAATAGCGGAcagaaagaacaaaaaacaacacttgCTGACATTCGTTTTCATCAGGTATGAAGTCCAAGGTGGACGAGCTGAAGGCGGCATACGACCGGGAGGAGTGTCCGTGCCTGGAGGAGTACGATCCTCACACGGTGGCCAGCCTGCTCAAGCAATACTTGCGCGAGCTGCCCGACAATCTGCTGGGCCGAGACCTGCCGCAGCGCTTCGAGGATGCGTGCGGGCGGCAGGGGGAAGCGGACAAGGTGAGCGAGTTCCAGCGGCTGCTGGCCGAAGCGCCGCCCGAGAGCCGCCTCTTGCTCGGTTGGCTGATCACCCACATGGATCACGTCATCGCCAAGGAGGCCGACACCAAGATGAACATCCAGAATATCTCCATCGTGCTCAACCCTACCATACAGGTGGCTGTCACTTTTTGCATAtcgttgagtttttttttttaatcaaatagcTCATCTAATAGTAGCAGTTTTCAGTAAATAAACCCTCTTCCCCCTCACCATTCTTTCAGATCGGCAACAGAGTCCTCTACATGTTTTTCACGCACGTTAAGGATCTGTTTGGTGACGTGGTCTTAAGGCAGGCAGTGCGTCCACTGCGCTGGTCCAACATGGCCACCATGCCGGCTTTGCCCGAGACTCAGGATAGCATCAAGGAGGAGATCAGGCGGCAGGTGAGAAGATGCATAAATGTTCATTTCTCGTCTGTTGATTGGCTGACCTTAGTCTTTTTTGAGAATTCATGGCGAGACGTCACTAgaaatagctagctagctaaaatatctagaaatgatgaaaattggagTCAATTTAACGGTGCGCTTTGCCACTGAGAGTTTTACCTGCTACTCCAGCCTTTGTCAAAGTTGTCACTATTTCCTTGTGTGAtgtgaaataaataaaggaaGTGGTCCGAGCTGTGACAATCCAACGCAGCCTGGGTTTTATAGGCAGCGTGTCTTTGCTGTCTTGTAGGAGTTCCTGCTCAACTGTCTGCACAG encodes:
- the ralbp1 gene encoding ralA-binding protein 1; amino-acid sequence: MTECFLPPSSSPAEQRRAEHPGGVARTPSSEEISPTKFPGLYRTGDPSAPHDGLHHEAPDAYVSDDDKEHSKKKNKFKKKEKRTEGYAAFQEDSSADEAESPSKMKRSKGIHVFKKPSFSKKKEKDFKVKEKGPKEVKDKKSKDLTAADVVKQWKEKKKKKKPTVAGTPAGEVETLPAEMPAFRPIFGVPLAEAVKRTALYDGIQLPAIFRECVDYIENYGMKCEGIYRVSGMKSKVDELKAAYDREECPCLEEYDPHTVASLLKQYLRELPDNLLGRDLPQRFEDACGRQGEADKVSEFQRLLAEAPPESRLLLGWLITHMDHVIAKEADTKMNIQNISIVLNPTIQIGNRVLYMFFTHVKDLFGDVVLRQAVRPLRWSNMATMPALPETQDSIKEEIRRQEFLLNCLHRDLQAGVKDLSKEERLWEVQRILTALKRKLREAKRQECETKIAQEIASLSKEDVSKEEMTENEEEVVNLLLTQENEILTEQEELISLEQVLRRQIAAEKEEIERLRAEIADIQSRQQGRSETEEYSSESESESEDEEELQMILEDLQKQNEELENKNTHLNQAIHEEQEAILELRVQLRLLQGHKLQHELAAQPPPTAPEQTHTTEQPSPEARGGGGEEQAKVSDSNGSSTATAAPVVAPAGKTVKDPPKPSPSKDRRDGNM